In Deltaproteobacteria bacterium, the genomic window ATCGGCAATCCGGCACTCTGTCAAACCTTTTCCACGCCAGCGGCGCGTTGTCGAGGCCGAGTGCCTGTGGCAGCATTCCACCGGTCGAAAACGCAGCCCAAGCTGGTCGCATGCGACATGAAGAGCTCGGAAGGACATGGGCGAGCGCAGGCGCTGGCCGAAGAGCAGCGGCGCATGCGGCAACTGCGAGCGCGGGTGGACATCGCGGCGGCGGCGGTGCGGGTCTATCCGTTGTCGCGAGCCGAGGCCGAGGCCGTGGTGCTGGCGCTGCGGGCGCAGGTGCTGCGGCTGTTTCCCGACAAGGCCGAGACCTTCGACCTCATCTACGCCCCGCGGTTCCGCCGGCTGATCGACGAGCGCTTTGGCCGCGCTTGAGGGCGCGGAACAAATCTCTGACTACCCACTTGACCGGTCATCCGGTGGGGCGGAAAATCGGCTCGGTTTTCGATCACATCCATCAGGCGGTGGGGCAAGGATGCGGCGGATGCGGCAACACGGCAGAGGGCGACATGAAGGGAGTCGCACGCATATCTTTTCACGGCGGCGCGATCCTGGTTCCCGCTCGCACGCACTACGATCACGAGGTGGTGTTCGAATACGCGGAGGCCTACGCCCGCCGGCACGGCACGGTGTACGTGGAACTGGATCGCAAGGAGTTCACCGTCAGCTTCGTCGGCGGCTCGCAAGCGCGCCGCTGTGCCGGATGCACGCGCCAGCTCGACACCCTGACGTACGCCTTGGGCGGGCGCGATCTCTGTCTCTCATGCGCCCGCAGCGGTGCTCGCTGAGCGCACGCCGCCGCCGGCTGTGGAGCCGGCAACCCCGCAGGGCTCGCGCTTGTGCTTTGCCCCCTTTTGGGCAAAATGGGCTCCGCTTTGGGTGGGTCATGCACTGGTGCATGTTGGGATGGACGAAGACCGTACCAAGCGCGCGCTAATCAGAGCGGTTCATGCCATCCTGCGCCCGCTCGTGCGCCAGCTGATCGCGCATGGGCTGACCTTTCCGGCCTTCGCGCGCATTGCCAAAGAAGCCTACATCGAGGTTGCCACGCAGCACTTCGCGCTGTCGTTCAAAAAGCAGACGGACAGCCGGGTGGCTCTGGTCACCGGCATTACGCGCAAGGAAATCGGGCTGATCCGGCGCGGCCAGACCCCGCCGCCAAGCGCAGCCGCCCAGCTCAGCTACGGCCTGGCCACCAAGGTTATCGGACGCTGGGTGGCCGAGCGGCGCTATCTAGCCGGCGACCAATCTCCCCAGGACATCCCGTACGAGAGCGGCGGCAACGCGGTTTCCTTCGCCGGCTTGGTCGACGAGATCGGCGGCGACATCCCGCCGCGTGCGGTGCTCGACGAGCTGATCCGGGTCGGCGCGGTGGAGTTGCTGCGCAACGGCTCGGTGCGCCTGCTGCAGCGCGCCTACGTACCCGCGCAAGGGACGGAGGAGAAGCTGGCGATCCTGGGAACGGACGCCGCCGAACTCATCAGCGCCATCACCCACAACATCGATCAGCCCGCCGCCGACGCCTTTCTCCAGCGCAAAGTGTACTACGACAACATCGGGGCGGAGGCCTTGCCCGAGCTGCGCCAGCGCGTGCGTACCGCCGGTGGCGAGTTCACCCAGGCGATCAACACCTTGCTGTCAAGCTGCGATCGTGACCGCAATTCCGCCGCCCCCGGCGGCGCCCGCAAACGTGTGGTGGTGGGTGTCTACTACCTTGACGAGGACTACCAAGCCCCCGAATCCGCCGAAGCCAGCCCCAGCGCTCACCTGCCGCGGCGGCCACGCCGATAACCCGGGCTAGGGTGAGCCCGCGCGCAGGCGTCAGATCCCCGAGCCCTGCTCTTCGTATTCCACGTGCAGGCCGCATTCACGCGAAGCCACGTGCTCCCACCACCAGCGGCCGGCGCGCTCGTCCTCGCCTGGCTCGATCGCCCGGGTGCAGGGTAAACAGCCGACGGTGGGGAAACCTTGGGCGTGCAAGGCATTGACCGGCACGTTGTACTGGTTGACGTAAGCCCACACCTCGTCCTTCGACCACCCGACCAGCGGGTTGATCTTGATACGGCCGCCGTGGAGGTCGTCGATCTCGACTTTGCGCACATCGCGCCGAGTTACCGACTGCTCCGGCCGCAGGCCGGCGATCCAGGCGTCGAGGTCGCGCATGGCGCGCTTGAGCGGTTCCACCTTACGTACGCCGCAACACTTCTGGCGCAGCGCCACCGAGTCGTAAAACAGATTGAGCCCGTACTGCCGCACCATGGCCTCGACGGCCTCGGGCTGTGGGAAGTAGACCTCGATCTCGATCTGATAGCGGGCGCGCACTCGATCCATCAGTTCGTAGGTTTCCTGAAACAAGCGGCCGGTGTCGAGAGTGAATACGCGCGCCGCCTGCGGGCGCAGCTTGTGCATCATGTCGAGGATCACCATCCCCTCGACCGAACCGAAGCTCGCCGACAAAGCGATGCGCGGGGCGAAGGTATCCAGCGCCCAGGAGAGGACCTGGTCCGCCGGCCAATCCTCGAAGCGACCCGCGCGCACCTGTTCCAGCAGGCCGGCAGGGAT contains:
- a CDS encoding phosphoadenylyl-sulfate reductase, which gives rise to MKRTVVNVALAETATESPFPEVAIPAGLLEQVRAGRFEDWPADQVLSWALDTFAPRIALSASFGSVEGMVILDMMHKLRPQAARVFTLDTGRLFQETYELMDRVRARYQIEIEVYFPQPEAVEAMVRQYGLNLFYDSVALRQKCCGVRKVEPLKRAMRDLDAWIAGLRPEQSVTRRDVRKVEIDDLHGGRIKINPLVGWSKDEVWAYVNQYNVPVNALHAQGFPTVGCLPCTRAIEPGEDERAGRWWWEHVASRECGLHVEYEEQGSGI